TGATCCACTTCCAGCCCATCTCGAACTTGCGCCAGCTGCTCTGCAGGTCATCGTTGGTGGTGATCGGCTTTTTAACCTTGAACATCAGGCGCAACTGCAGATGGTCCTGCATGTTTTGGCCGACACCTGGCAGTGCCTGTCGAATGGCGATGCCCTGCTCGCGCAGATGCGCCTCCGGCCCGATGCCGGAGAGCATCAGCAACTGCGGGCTTTGCAGCGCCCCCGCCGTCAGCAGCACCTCGCGGTTGGCGCGCAGGGTAATGGTCTTGCCGTGCTGCACATACTCCACACCCACGGCGCGGGCGCCCTCGAACAGCACGCGCGTCACCTGCGCATTGACCTCGGTGCGCAGGTTTTTGCGCTTCTGCGCCGGGCGCAGATAGGCCACCGCCGTGGAGCAGCGCCAGCCGTTTTTGGTGAACAGCTGGTAGTAGCCCACGCCCTCCTGATCACCGCTGTTGAAGTCGATGGTGCGCGGCACGCCAAGCTCCTCGCCAGCGGCGGCGATCGCATCCATCAGCGGATGTGGCTCGGGAATGGTGGTGCCCCACAACGGGCCACCCTGCCCGTGCGTGCCATTGGCAACCAGCCTGGCGTCGCTGTTGTGCTCGCTCTTGATGAAGTATGGCAACACTTCGCGCCACGACCAGCCGTTGTTGCCGGCCTCGCTCCAGCGGTCGTAGTCAGCCGACTGGCCACGAATGTAGATAAGCCCATTGATCGACGACGATCCGCCCAGCCCGCGACCGCGCGGCCAGTAGATCTTGCGACCATTCATGTTCGCGTCCGGCTCGGTGTAGTAGCCGTAGTTGTAGACCGGGTGGAACATCGTCTTGGCATAGCCAATCGGAATGTGAATCCACAGATAGTTGTCGCGCGGGCCAGCCTCAAGCAGACAAATCGAATTGCGGCCGTCCTCGGACAGGCGGTTGGCAAGCACGCAGCCGGCGGTGCCGGCGCCGACGATGATGTAGTCAGGATTCATGGAAAGGAAGTGACGTGCGGTTACGCGGCGGGCACAAGATCGAGCGCCATGTACAGCACATCAGGTTCAGGGTTGTGGATGTAGGGCTCGCATTCGACGAACCCAAGTGTTCGATAGAGCGATATTGCCGCAGGCATGCGGCCACGCAGGGTGTCGAGTTTCATTCGAACATAACCTGCGTCACGCGCGAAAGCGATCGCCGTGGTCGCCAGCGTGCGCCCAAGGCCGCTGCCCTGAGTGCCGGGTTCCACCCACAGACGCTTCATTTCGCAATCGCTCGCGTCAATCGGACGCACGGCGATCACGCCTTTGGCAGCGCCTTCGCCATCGCGGGCTAGCCACAGCTGGCCCGCCGGAGGCACATATTTGCCGGGCAATGCGGCAAGCTCGGCGTCGAAATTCTGAAAGCAGAGGTTGACACCGGTCCATTCCGCATAGCGTCGCATCAGAGCGCGGGCGTCTTCAAGATCAGCTCCCGTCTGCGCCGGCGCGACGCGCCAGGTCATCCCTTGGCCTCCGGGCAGGCGCCCGTGTTGACCGTGCTGCCGGCAATCTGCGACTTCAGTTCTTCCAGTTTGCTGACTGTGGCCTGGGTGGGTTCTCGCAGCACGATCATCGTCTGCGAGACGGTCTGTTCGCGCTGCCGGTAAGTGGCGGTCTTGATGCCATGCGCTTTCACGTCAGCCAGGCGTGCATCGGCCGCTTCCTTGCTGCGAAAGGCACCCAGCGAGATGGCGAAATTCCACTGCCCGCTTTCCTGAACGATGACGCCGTCGTTGACGTTGTTCTTTTTCAGTTCGGCGAGCGCCCGCTCGGCCGATGGCTTGTTGGGCTTCGGCGGGATATAGATCCAGTGTTCGGCGGTAACGTCGACGCGGCGGGTTGACAGTGTCCGGCCAAGCGCCAGCGGCTCCAGCAGTTTGACCGCGCGACCGCGATCCGACTCCGCAAATGGCCCCCATTCGGCACAAGCGAGTGTCAATTGCGCGACCTTGGCCGGCCCTAGTTTGGCGACCTGCTGGGCACTCAACACCTTCACCAGCTCGGGGTTGACCGGCTTGTAGCGATCGGCGCTGGCTTGCGCCGCACTGTTCATGCGGTCGACATAGGCGTAAGCGAAGAGCGCTGCGTTGGCCAGCAGCAGGAAGATAAACAGCTTTTTCATTGCAAGGACGGTGAACTGCTCACGATTCTGCCAGCAGTCGCACCCCTTCCAGTACCAGCGAGTCGATCACCGAGTTTCCTTCGGGGAGGTGTGCCAGCAGACGATAGGCACTGCCACCGGTCAGGATGATGCGCGGTGTCAGCCGCGAGCCGCGCTCACGCAGCCGTTGCGTCAACCGCATGTGCCCGCGCTCAATGGCGCCGACCATCGCGTCAATGGCACCGGTGGCAAGCGCATCGCGGGTGTTGGTCGGTTGTGCGGCCCAGTCGCCCGCATCCACCGACAGCGCCGCTGTATTGCCGGCCAAGCCACCGAGCATGGCGTGATAGCCAGCAACGATGGCGCCGCCGAGGAACTGGCCGTTATCGTCAAGCTGATCGACGGTGAGTGCCGTGCCAGCGCACGCCACGATACAGGGCGCGTGGCCACGCTGCCATGCTGCCACCATCGCGGCCCAGCGGTCGGTGCCGAGCCGCGCCGGGTCATCGTAACCATTGCGTACGCCGCACGCCGAGGCGCTGGACGCCACCCATTGCACCGTGCGGCCGAGGGCGGCGAATTGCCGCTCAACCCGCTCTTTCGACACCAGATTGGCCACATGGCTGCCGACCACACGCTCGGGCACGCGTGCCGCGAAACCCGCACGCTCGACGAAGTGCTCCACTTCGGCCAGAAAGATCGCGCCACGGGCGCCGATCTGTCCATTGTGGAATTCAGCCCACTTCAGTCGCGTATTGCCGATATCAAGAACGAGCAGCACGTACGGATACCTCCCCGGAGACGAGTGTATGCAATCCCCAGTCGCTGGCCAGCACTAGCGCACCGCGCGACGTAACGTCGGTCACGTGCCCCTGCAACTCGCTGCCATCCGGCAACTTTGCCGTCAACGGCGCATCACCGTAGGCGCGCGCCCGCCACCATGCATTGCGGAATGCCGCGAAGCCATCCTGCGCGAAACGGGCAAGACCGATGTCGTAATGCACCAGCAGGGTTTCCAGCAGCGCATCTCGCTCAAATTTGGCGCTGATCAGGTCGTCAAGGCAGACCGGTTGCAGCGCGCCGGGTGAAAGCGTTGCTGCCGGCACCGAGCGCAGGTTCAGCCCGACACCAATGACGGCTGTGCGAGTTCCGTCACCACTGGCAACGGTTTCGATCAATATGCCGCCAAGCTTGCCCAAGGTTGGCGGCGCATCGTCGGATTCTTGTGCGAGTACGGGCGCTGGCGCCAGGATGTCGTTCGGCCATTTCAGGCGCAAATCGGCGATGCCGAGCGACTGCAAGGCGTCAAGCGTCATCACGCCCACCGCCAGACTGAGCCCGTCCAGCGCGCAGCCGCGATGAAACTGCCAGGCAAGACTGAACAGGAGCGCGGCGCCCGGTGCCGCCAGCCATTGCCGCCCGCGTTGACCGCGTCCAGCAGTTTGTACGTCGGCGACGAGGCATCGGCGGTGGCAAGCGCCGGCCAGCGCCATCTGCTGCAGCCGCGAATTGGTTGAGTCAACCGTCGCTAGATGTTCAATCTGAAAACCGGGCATGTCGTCAATTCTGTACCGTCCATGGCGACGGATCGGCGCCCCTCGTCGTACAACCGGAGACACGGAAATGCGCCTCCGCCGGCATTCATTAGTGATAACCCTAACGCTCAAGTCTTATATAAGACTTAAACTTATTTTATTCCCGACCCTGCGGTCGGTTTTGTTTGCGCGGTCATTTTGTCGTTGTGCGCTGCACGACTGCTAAATTGTCAGCGCACAAAAAGAATGGCGGACAACGCGATGATGCTGTGCATCAAGCGTAGTCCGAAAGAACTGGTCAGCGGTGTCGAGGAGGATCGCCCTGTCATGTCTGTAGTTTCTGGTGCTCCTGGCACAGCTACGCCCGATACCTTTCCGCGCCTGCTGCTGCAGCATGCTGCGGTTCGCCCGGATGCGCCCGCGCTGCGCGAAAAGTATCTCGGAATCTGGCAAAGCTGGACGTGGCGGCAAACCGCGACGGAAGTTCGCGAAATGGCGATGGGTCTGGCTTCGCTCGGGTTTCGGCGTGGCGACAATCTCGCCATCATCGGCGACAACCGGCCGCGGCTCTACATGGCCTTCGCCGCCGCGCAGTCACTCGGCGGCGTCGCGGTACCGATGTATCAGGATGCCGTCGCTGCCGAAATGACCTTTGTGCTTGAAAACGCCACGATCCAGTTCGCTATCGTCGAGGATCAGGAGCAGGTCGACAAACTGCTGGAGGCACGCGAGACGCTGCCGCAGATCGGCCACATCATCTACGAAGACCCACGTGGCCTGCGCAATTACGACGCGCCGGGGCTGATCAGCCTAGAGCAACTGCGTGAGCTCGGACGCAAGTCCGATGCTGCCAACGCTGGCCGCTTCGATCAGGAAGTCGCACAGGGAAAGGCCGACGATGTATCGGTCATGCTCTATACCTCGGGCACCACCGGTAAACCCAAAGGCGTTTGTCAGAGCCATCGCGCCTTCATCACGGCAGCGCAGGGCGGTGTCGAGTTCGACCGGCTCAGCGCCGACGACAACGTGCTCTCGTATCTGCCAATGGCCTGGGTGGGCGATCACCTGTTCAGCTATGCACAGGCACTGGTCGCCGGGTTCACGGTGAACTGCCCGGAATCAGCCGACACCGTGATGACTGACTTGCGTGAGATCGGACCGACCTACTACTTCGCGCCGCCGCGCATTTTCGAGAGCGTGCTGACCAGCCTCAGCATCCGCATGGAAGACGCGAGCCGCCTGAAACAGCGCATGTATGACTACTTCATGCGCGTGGCCCGAAAATTCGGCGCCGACATCCTCGATGGCCGCCCGGTGCCTCTCACCGGGCGCCTGCTCTACGCGCTGGGCAATGTGCTTGTCTACGGGCCGCTGAAAAACACGCTCGGCATGAGCCGCATCCGCATCGCGTATACGGCGGGCGCTGCCATCGGGCCGGACCTGTTCCGCTTCTACCGCTCGATCGGCATCAATCTCAAGCAACTCTACGGCTCCACCGAGACCTGCGCCTATGTCTGCCTGCAGCCGGACGGCGAAATCAAGTTCGACAGCGTCGGCAAGGCGGCGCCAGGGGTCGAGGTGAAGATTGCCGACAATGGCGAAGTGCTGGTGCGCGGCGCGATGGTGCTCAAGGAGTACTACAAGCGGCCCGACGCCACGGCCGAGTCGATCGACAGCGCGGGCTACTTCCATACCGGCGATGCCGGTGTGTTTGACGCCGATGGCCACCTGAAAATCATTGACCGCGCCAAGGACGTGGGCCATCTCTCGACGGGCGAAATGTTTGCGCCGAATTACATCGAGAACAAGCTCAAATTTTTCTCGCATATCAAGGAGGCGGTCTGCTTTGGTCATCAGCGTGACCACGTCGTCGCCTTCATCAACATCGACCTCACGGCGGTCGGCAACTGGGCCGAGCGGCGCAACCTGGTGTATTCCGGCTACATTGATCTTGCCGGCAAGGACGAGGTGTACGCCCTCATCAAGGATTGTGTCGAGAAGGTCAACGCCGAACTGGCCACCGAGGGCGAGCTGTCGCATTCGCAGATCCAGCGCTTCCTCGTGCTGCACAAGGAGCTCGACCCCGATGACGACGAGCTGACCCGCACCCGCAAGGTACGTCGCGGCTTCATCGCCGAGAAGTACGCCCCGCTGCTCGACGCGCTTTACTCCGACAAAACCGTGCAGCACATCGAAACCCAGGTGAAATTTGAAGACGGCCGCACCGGCAGCATCGCTGCCGATGTCAAGATCGGCGACGCCCGCCGTCTGCCCATGTCCGACAAGGCGGCTGCATGAGTGAAGCACGCAAGATCGGGGACGTGATCCTCAAGGTCGACAACATCTCGCTGCGCTTTGGCGGCGTGAAGGCGCTGACCGACATTTCGTTTGACGTGCGCGAACATGAGATTCGCGCCATCATCGGCCCGAACGGTGCCGGCAAGAGCTCCATGCTCAATGTCATCAACGGCGTCTACACACCGCAGGAAGGGACCATCACCTTCCACGGCCAGCAGCGCCGTGACATGGACACCCACGAGGCAGCTGAGCACGGCATTGCCCGGACCTTCCAGAACATCGCGCTGTTCACCGGCATGACGGTGCTCGACAACATCATGACCGGCCGCAATCTGAAGATCAAGGCCAGCTTTGTTGAGCAGGCGCTGTGGATCGGTCGGGCCCGCCGCGAGGAAATGGAAAATCGCCGCGTGGTCGAAGAGATCATCGACTTCCTGCAACTGCAATCGGTGCGCAAGACGCCAGTGGCACGACTGCCCTACGGTATCAAGAAGCGCGTTGAGCTGGCGCGCGCGCTGGCGGCAGAGCCGTCGATGCTGCTGCTCGACGAGCCGATGGCCGGCATGAACGTCGAGGAGAAGCAGGACATGTGCCGCTTCGTACTCGACACCAACGAGCAGTTCGGCACCACCATCGTTCTGATCGAGCACGACATGGGCGTGGTGATGGACATTTCGGACCGCGTGGTGGTGCTCGATTACGGCAAGAAGATCGGCGACGGCACGCCGGACGAGGTTCGCAACAATCCCGAGGTCATCAAGGCCTACCTGGGGGCGCACTGATGCAATTTTTCTTTGAAGTTCTCATCGCCGGCCTGCTATCCGGCGTAATGTATGCCCTGGTGGCGCTGGGCTTCGTGCTGATCTACAAGGCGTCCGGCGTGTTCAATTTCGCCCAGGGTGCCATGGTGTTCTTCGCAGCGCTGACGACCGTTGGCCTGCAGGAGAAATTTGGCTTTTCGATCTGGGTGGCGATCCCGGTGACGATGGTGGTGATGGTGGCGCTCGGCTTCGTCACCGAGCGCATCGTGCTGCGACCACTGGTGAACCAGCACGACATCACGTTGTTCATGGCGACCATCGGTCTGACCTTTTTCATCGAAGGATTGGCGCAGCTGGTCTGGGGCTCCGAGGTTCGCAAGCTCGAACTTGGCATCGCCGATGAGCCGATCGAAGCGATCATGAACAGCACCGGCATGGTGGTGTCGAAGTTCGACGTCACCGCAGCGGTGATCTGCGGTGCGCTGGTCGCCGCACTGGCGTTCCTGTTCAACAAGACCAAGATCGGTCGCGCCCTGCGTGCGGTCGCTGACGATCATCAGGCGGCACTGACCGTGGGCATTCCGCTGCAGCACGTGTGGGGCGTGGTCTGGGCGGTCGCGGGCTTTGTCGCACTGGTCGCCGGTCTGCTGTGGGGCGCGCGCAACGGCGTGCAGTTCGCGTTGACCTTCGTCGCCCTGAAGGCGCTGCCGGTGCTCATCCTCGGTGGCTTCACTTCGGTGCCAGGTGCCATTGTCGGCGGCCTGATCATTGGCGCCAGCGAAAAACTGGCGGAGGTCTACCTCGGGCCAATGGTGGGCGGCGGCATCGAAGGCTGGTTCCCCTATGTGCTCGCACTGTTGTTCCTGCTCGTCCGCCCCGAAGGCCTCTTCGGCGAAAAGATCATCCGGAGAATCTGACGTGCGTCCTCAACTTCGTCATTCGTCCTTCGTCACTCGTCTTGCGCGGAGCGCACAATGATTTACCGCGAAGCAGGTCAGTTCAAGACGTCTTACATCAGGGACTCGCAGATTTTCCCGATCGCGCAGGACCGCTATGCGGTGCTGGCAATGCTGCTGGTGGCGTTCGTGGTGGTGCCGATGGTCGCCACGCCGTATGCGTTTTCGGCCATCCTGATCCCGTTCCTGATCTTTGCGCTGGCGACGCTCGGGCTGAACATACTCACCGGTTACGCCGGCCAGCTCTCACTGGGTACAGCGGCATTCATGGCAGTTGGCGCTTTTGCCAGCTACAACTTCATGCTGCGCATTGAAGGCATGCCAATCCTGGTCGCCTTCATCCTCGGTGGTGTCTGTGCAGCGATGGTTGGCATCGTGTTCGGGCTGCCGAGCCTGCGCATCCGCGGCTTCTACCTGGCCGCATCGACGCTTGCGACACAGTTTTTTGTGGTGTGGTGCCTGACCAAGGTGCCATGGTTTACCAACAACAGCTCGTCGGGCGTGATCACCGCGCAGCAGATCGAGATTCTCGGTTTCAAGTTCGATTCACCGCAGGAGAAATATCTGCTGGTGCTGGGCATCGTGGCGGCCATGGCCCTGATGGCCAAGAACATGGTGCGCTCCACGGTCGGCCGCTCGTGGATGGCGGTGCGCGACATGGACGTCGCCGCCGAGGTCATTGGCTTCCGCATCATGCGCACCAAGCTCACGGCCTTCGCCGTCAGCTCGTTCTATTGCGGTGTCGCCGGTGCGCTCTATGCCTACTGTTATCTCGGCACCGTGGAGCCGGAGGCCTACAACCTCGATGTCTCATTCCGCATCCTGTTCATGGTGATCATCGGCGGGGTAGGGTCAATCCTCGGGTCTTTTCTGGGCGCAGCCTTTATCGTGTTGCTACCCATTGTTTTGTCGGTCATCGTGCACTACACCGGCCTGCCGAACTCGGTCACGTCCAACCTTGAACTGATGGTGTTCGGCGCGCTGATCATCTTTTTCCTGATTGTCGAACCACACGGCCTGGCGCGGCTCTGGCAGATCGGGAAAGAGAAGCTTCGCCTGTGGCCGTTCCCGCACTAGTCACTCGGTCCTAATCGTCATCCAGAATCGTTCAACGACACGCTTGCTGTTTCTCCAAGGAGGATTCATGAAATTCAAGCTCACCCGGTTGCTCGCCATGTCGGCGGTTGCAGCCACCACCGCGCTCACCGGCGCGCTTGCCTCGGCGCAAGACCAGTACGTCCCGATCCTGTCCTACCGCGTCGGCGCCTACGCCTCGGGCGGCTCGGGCTTCTTCGGTGGCGTGATCGACTACTTCAACCTGGTCAATGCCAATGGCGGTATCAATGGCGTCAAGCTGTCGTGGGAAGAGTGCGAAACCGAGTACAACGCCTCCCGCGGCGTGGAGTGCTACGAGCGCCTGAAGAAGAACAAGGGCGGCGCCAGCCTTGTCGAGCCACTCGGCACCGGTATCGCCTACGGCATTCTTGACCGCGTCGCGGTCGACAAGGTGCCGATGACCACGCTGGGCTACGGCCGCTCCGACGCTGCCAACGGCAAGGTGTTCCCGTATGTCTACCCGCTGATCACCAGCTACTGGTCACAGGCAGCCGGCATGATCAAGTACCTCGGCGACAAGGCCGGCGGCATGGACAAGCTCAAGGGCAAGAAGATCGTGCATCTCTATCACGACTCTGCCTTCGGCAAGGAGCCGTTCCCGGTGCTTGAAGCCTATGAGAAGCAGCTCGGTTTCCAGCTGGTCAAGATCGCCGTGCCGCACCCCGGCAACGAGCAGAACTCGCAGTGGCTGCAGATCCGTCAGGCCAATCCGGACTACGTGATCCTGTGGGGATGGGGCGTGATGAACGCGGTGGCGATCAAGACCGCCGCCCGCGTCGGCTATCCGCGTGAGAAGATGCTTGGCGTCTGGTGGGCGGGCTCGGAGGAAGACACCATCCCGGCCGGCGATGCTGCCAAGGGCTACACCACGATGACGTTCAATACGCCGGGCAACTATCCGGTGATCGACGAGATCCGCAAGAAGGTCTACGGTGGCGGCAAGGGCAACCTGGCCGACAAGGACCGCATTGGCTCCGTCTATCACATGCGTGGCATCACGGCCGCAATGCTGTGGGTTGAAGGCATCCGCAATGCCCAGACGAAGTACGGCAAGGGCAAAGTGATGACCGGCGAGCAGATCCGCTGGGGCCTGGAGAACCTGAACGTTGACGAAGGCCGCCAGAAGGCGCTCGGCGCGTTCGGCATGTTCCCGACCGTGAAGACCAGCTGCGACGACCACGAAGGTTCCGGCGCCACCAAGGTGCAGGTGTGGGACGGCAAGGCCTGGAAGGCAATCACCCCGAACTGGGTGGTGGGTGACCGCGCAATGGTGCAGAAGCTGGTCGCCGAATCGTCAGCCAAGTACGCTGCCGAAAAGAAGATCACCGCCGCCTGCGCTGCTGGATAGGGGTGCTGCTGCGCGCGCGTGATGCGTCGTTGCCCGCCAGTTCGTGTACACAAGTACGCGTCGCCGGCGGGCGCCTCGCCTGACGCGCGCTCGCGACGCACTGCACGATTGTTCGTGTCAGTGTGTTGCGGAAAACAACCGCCAGGGTTGTTTCCCGCAACATAGTGATCCGTTGAAACTTATCTCGAGTCCGCATCGCAACCATGTCCGCCTATCTCAGCGTCAACAACATCGAAGTCATCTACGACCACGTCATCCTGGTGTTGAAGGGTGTGTCGCTGGACGTGCCGAAGGGCAAGATCGTGGCGCTGCTCGGGGCCAACGGCGCTGGCAAGAGCACCACGCTGAAGGCGATCTCGAACCTGCTGCGCACCGAGCGCGGCGAGGTGACCAAGGGCTCCATTGAGTTCGATGGCCAGCGCACCGACAAGCTGACCACCAACGACCTCGTCCGCATGGGCGTGGTGCAGGTGATGGAAGGCCGCCACTGCTTTGGCCACCTGACGGTTGAGGAGAACCTGCTCACCGGCGCCTACACGCGCAAGCTCTCGCGTGCCGAGCTGAAAGACTCGCTGGAGAAGGTTTATCACTACTTTCCGCGCCTGAAAACGCGGCGGGCGTCACAGGCGGGCTATACGTCTGGCGGTGAACAGCAGATGGTCGCGGTCGGGCGCGCCCTGATGGCGAAACCATCGATGATCCTGCTGGATGAGCCGTCGATGGGTCTGGCGCCGCAAATCGTGGCCGAGATCTTCGAGATCGTGAAGGACTTGAACAGCAAGGAAGGCGTGAGCTTCCTGCTCGCCGAGCAGAACACCAACGTCGCGCTGAAATACGCCGACTACGGCTACATCCTCGAAAGTGGCCGCGTGGTGATGGACGGCGCTGCGTCCGATCTCGCCAGCAATGAAGACGTGAAAGAGTTCTACCTCGGCATCTCATCGGGCGAACGCAAGAGCTTCCGCGACGTCAAGAGCTACCGCCGCCGCAAGCGCTGGCTGGCGTAGTCTGGCTGATCAGCTTGTTGCCGCAAGCCGCATTCAACTTGGGCTAGCAGCGCGAATTTTTGATATGGCTTCAATCTGGCCGCGGGTTTCCGGTATCGGACGATTTTTAAATAATCGAAATATGTAACGATCTAAACCCGGAGCGGCAAGAGCGGCTTTTGGCTACGGCACGAGACTTGCCAACCGCTCAATAGGGCACTAAACCTAGCGCCAGAGCCCCATTCCCAAATGCACCGAAGCCTCCTAGATCGGGCAAGAAGTAAACGAAAGGAGCACGTCAATGAAGCCCGCTAGTGCAGTTGTCTTGAGTCTCGGGCTGATCGTTAGCGGGTGCGGCTCCGTACCGCGCAGCGCTAAGGTACCTGTTACGGAATACTTCGCTGGCGGATTGAGCGATACACAGCTGTGCTCAGTTGCCGCAAATGGCCCGTGGACAGAGGCGGATGGCGTAATTCTGGTTGCCGAATATGAAAAGCGGGTGCGCGCCGGTAGGCTTACGCAGGATCGTTGTCAATCCATTCAAAGACAGGCGCTAATAGACGCTCGCGCTATAGCCAAAGCAAAGGAAGACGGCGCCGCTGCTGGCAGGCTAATGGGCGACATCATTGGTACCGTCATTGGTGCTGCCGCGGTTGGAGCGGCTGGCTACTATGGCGCCAAGGCCGGCGCACCAGCTCCAACCTACCAGATTCCCGCGCCAAGCCCTGTTCCGGCCGCCGTGCCGTATGTACCGCCACCACCGCTGACCAAAATGCTGCTGACCAGGGAGCCGGACACGTATATGACACAGGGCATTTTCATGGTGACGTGTCGCTACGCAGCGTCATCTACCGTGATCCGCGTGCCGATGCACCAGCCGTGCCCGGAGAGCGTGCCGAATTGAGGCGCCTTCATGACGATAGAAAGGACGCTTGTAAGCTTTCTGGATTTGAGGAAAGTCGACTTCTGGCATTTTGAG
This is a stretch of genomic DNA from Casimicrobium huifangae. It encodes these proteins:
- a CDS encoding ABC transporter substrate-binding protein; its protein translation is MKFKLTRLLAMSAVAATTALTGALASAQDQYVPILSYRVGAYASGGSGFFGGVIDYFNLVNANGGINGVKLSWEECETEYNASRGVECYERLKKNKGGASLVEPLGTGIAYGILDRVAVDKVPMTTLGYGRSDAANGKVFPYVYPLITSYWSQAAGMIKYLGDKAGGMDKLKGKKIVHLYHDSAFGKEPFPVLEAYEKQLGFQLVKIAVPHPGNEQNSQWLQIRQANPDYVILWGWGVMNAVAIKTAARVGYPREKMLGVWWAGSEEDTIPAGDAAKGYTTMTFNTPGNYPVIDEIRKKVYGGGKGNLADKDRIGSVYHMRGITAAMLWVEGIRNAQTKYGKGKVMTGEQIRWGLENLNVDEGRQKALGAFGMFPTVKTSCDDHEGSGATKVQVWDGKAWKAITPNWVVGDRAMVQKLVAESSAKYAAEKKITAACAAG
- a CDS encoding ABC transporter ATP-binding protein; translated protein: MSAYLSVNNIEVIYDHVILVLKGVSLDVPKGKIVALLGANGAGKSTTLKAISNLLRTERGEVTKGSIEFDGQRTDKLTTNDLVRMGVVQVMEGRHCFGHLTVEENLLTGAYTRKLSRAELKDSLEKVYHYFPRLKTRRASQAGYTSGGEQQMVAVGRALMAKPSMILLDEPSMGLAPQIVAEIFEIVKDLNSKEGVSFLLAEQNTNVALKYADYGYILESGRVVMDGAASDLASNEDVKEFYLGISSGERKSFRDVKSYRRRKRWLA